ATAATAATAAAATTGTGATTCATACTCGTAATCCCTCAAAAATAATTTGACACTATTTTAATTAAAAATATAATTAATTAAAATAGTAAATTAAGGATAACCTATAAGAAATATTTATCATAAAATTAATTTAAATGTCCCTCATGTAATCCCTCAAAAAGTGGCGAAATCCCTCATTTTCTAATAATCTATTGATGCATAATAGACTTTCCTATTCTTAACAATGCGTTTAACCAAATTATTTTCAAGCAGTATTGTAAAATCTCTCTCAGCAGTAGCTCTTGATTTATCATATAATCTTTGATGATCATTATATGATAAAACCATATTGTCATTAGTGATTTTTGTTAAAATATCAATTTGACGTACATTTAATCCAAAATCTTTCAAGTTAACAATACTGTCAGTACCTGAAGATAATTCTTGCCTATCTTTTCGTTTAAACACTACCTTAAATGAATCATTACCTTCGCTGAATTGCGGTTCATCTAATCCGAATTTTAATCTTCAAATTGATTAAAATTAGGCCAATCAAGAGTCCAAAAATGACTACCATGAGTCCACAAATAATAACAATTGTGCAAAAAAATAGCTTATAAACAAACTGATATAAATAAACATGCTATTTGATGGAAGATAATGATAAAAATATCTTCCAAAGCCACCATCCTATGAATTTCCTGAGTGCTATTACACGGGTCCGATTCATCATGGTTCAGAGGTGTCAATCTGCAGATGTCTTAAATTGAAACATATAACTGAATATAGATTAAACTTCATCGTTCAATAGGAAATCTATGATATTCATATGTTTTATTCCGTCTTGAGACATGTTAAACTCATCATTTGAAATAACATACTTTGGATAATTGTCCTTGACTAGAAGCAGTGGTCTGAATTCCCTTTCGATTGTGTCTTCATGTATCAATTCACGGGTTACCTGAACATAGATTTTTTCACCTGTTTTCTTACAGACAAAATCGATTTCATAATCTTTAATACAACCGATAGTTATTTCATAACCTCTTCTTAAAAGTTCAAAATAGACAATATTTTCCATGATTCTACTGTTATTGACCTGATTTCGTCCAATTCGCACCTGGTTAAAGCCTTGATCCACACAATAATATTTTTCATTTATGGACAATATTTTTTTACCTTCCAAATCTTCCCTTTGAACTTTATAAAGCAGACAGGCACTTGTAAGATAATCCAAATAGTTATAAATTGTTTTTGGTGAAACTTTGATTTTTTCCTTTGTGCGCAAGTAATCTGAAATGCTTTTTGAAGAAACAATTTTTCCGGCATTATCCAATATGAAATCAACTATTCTTGTCAGCAAACCTGCATCCCTAATGTTATATCTCTCAATTATGTCTTTTAAAAATATAGAGTTGAAAATGTCATTCAGATATTCAATTTTATCAGTTTCATTTTCAAGAGAGAGTAAAAACGGAAATCCTCCATATACTAAATAATCAGCAAACGCATTTTTATTTGGAGGAATTTTCTTATAATCCAGATATTCTTTAAATGAAAAAGGATACATTTTAATTTCCATATATCTTCCTGCCAGATGAGTAGCGAGTTCTCCAGACAATAATTTTGAATTGGAACCGGTTAAATAAATATCACAATCATAATCTATTCTGAAGCTATTGATTGATCTTTCCCACCCGTCCACATTTTGGATTTCATCAAAAAACATGTAAATCTTACCGTCAATACCTTTTGTTAAGTCATCGACAAGCAAATCCAATTCACGAGGATTGGAAACATTTCTGTATTTTGCACTCTCAAAATTAATAAGAAGAATATTTTCTTTGTTTATACCTCTTTTAAGCAATTCTTCTATGATTAAATCGAACATATAAGATTTGCCACATCGTCTTACACCAACAATGACTTTAATTATGTCCTTGTCTATCAATGAGGAAATCCTATTTAAGTACAAATCTCTTTTTACCATAATCATATTTAGAAATTATTAATATATAAGTTTATGTTTTTTTAAAAATTAAAATTATAAATTTATATAAATATTTATTTTAAAATATAAAAATCATAGTAGTATAAGTTAATAAAATATAGTTCTGCAAAAATCGGTGAATATTTCACTTACAAAGATACGGAATATAAATTTTACATTAAAAAAGTTACCAGATAGTTGTCAATTTCATAACTCTTTGACTCATGATTTCCTCATGAACAGTCACTATCTAGGTTCTTTCTCCAATTCATCATCAGATATACCCATAACAGTACCAGTAACCATTTTTTTATAGATTTTCCTGATTTCACCTAAAAAAGAGTTATGAAATTACCATGGAGTTCTCAACTTCATAACCCTCCAACTCATGATTTCCTCATGAACAGTCCTCTTTCTAGGTTTTTTATCCAGTTCATCATCAGATATACCCATAACAGTACCAGTAACCAATTTTTTATATATTCTCATTGTTTCACCTTCTATTAAAAATATACTACATACATCTATTTAAAATTTATCATTCAAAGAAACAGACGTCGCGATATTTTCTTAAAACAGCTTTGATTCGTTTTTCACTTATAAAATGAACTTCCAGAAAAAATTTCATTGACAGATGTCAGCACAATTAACTTTAAAATTTCTGAATCAGACAACATGTTAACATAATTGCCTAATTTGATTTATTTAATCTTCAATTCATCACTAATTGAATCTGAAAGTGATTAATTTAGATGATTAAGTATTTAAATAATTTCAAAACAAACAAAACTATAAATATTTTTCATTTTAAATATAATGATTGTATATAACATGTGTATTATCGAGGTAGGATATGAAAAGGTGCATCAGATGCGGAAGCGAAAACAGGGATGAAAGCAAGTTTTGCCATGACTGCGGATTTAGACTTGAGGCAACAAAACCCGCTTTTAGAGAGAAAAGCAATATTTTTATGAGATTTAAAAATGCCAACAAAATCACAAAAATCATAATGATTTTTATTGCACTTTACATAGTCTTTTTAATCATCGGAATGATTCCTCATCTGTTTTTTGGAGTTCCCCTGAACCCCTACACAGAAGAGTCACAAACTCAGCATGCAACCGATTTTTATGCCATTGACATGGACGGTGATGGAGCATTGAGTTTTGATGAAGCCGACGGCTATGCACCTGACATTGACAATACTGATCTTTCAAAATTTTTTGACTTTGCAGATAAAAACGACAACGGCCTTTTAGTAGGCGGGGAATTTGACAGCTACATTCTCCAGATTGACAAACATTACAAGGATTTGGAAAAGCAGCAAAAAGCTCAAGAAGAAGTTTCTAAAGAAAAATCATCTTCAAATTCCATACCTAGTGTAGAAAACAATGGAAAATGCCCGTCCTGCGGAAGTGACGAATCATACATGTATGAATACTATGATGAATTCGGCCGCCCATACTATCAGTGCACAGTATGCGATTACATGACATATGATGAGGAAGAATTCTACTATTAAGAGAGATATCATGACAGATAAAATTTTATGCCCCAAATGCCGCAAGCCAAATGACATTCATAAGTTCTGCATCTACTGCGGAGAAAAACTGCTTGATGATGATGAAATCAGACTTAGGTTAGAAAATACTGATCCGTATTGTCTTAACTGCGGAAAAATAGTTAAAAAAGGCGATGAGATTTGTGAGTGCGGATATGAATTTGAGGATGTCAACTGTCCTGACTG
Above is a window of Methanobrevibacter sp. DNA encoding:
- a CDS encoding ATP-binding protein; the encoded protein is MVKRDLYLNRISSLIDKDIIKVIVGVRRCGKSYMFDLIIEELLKRGINKENILLINFESAKYRNVSNPRELDLLVDDLTKGIDGKIYMFFDEIQNVDGWERSINSFRIDYDCDIYLTGSNSKLLSGELATHLAGRYMEIKMYPFSFKEYLDYKKIPPNKNAFADYLVYGGFPFLLSLENETDKIEYLNDIFNSIFLKDIIERYNIRDAGLLTRIVDFILDNAGKIVSSKSISDYLRTKEKIKVSPKTIYNYLDYLTSACLLYKVQREDLEGKKILSINEKYYCVDQGFNQVRIGRNQVNNSRIMENIVYFELLRRGYEITIGCIKDYEIDFVCKKTGEKIYVQVTRELIHEDTIEREFRPLLLVKDNYPKYVISNDEFNMSQDGIKHMNIIDFLLNDEV
- a CDS encoding zinc ribbon domain-containing protein; the encoded protein is MKRCIRCGSENRDESKFCHDCGFRLEATKPAFREKSNIFMRFKNANKITKIIMIFIALYIVFLIIGMIPHLFFGVPLNPYTEESQTQHATDFYAIDMDGDGALSFDEADGYAPDIDNTDLSKFFDFADKNDNGLLVGGEFDSYILQIDKHYKDLEKQQKAQEEVSKEKSSSNSIPSVENNGKCPSCGSDESYMYEYYDEFGRPYYQCTVCDYMTYDEEEFYY